The following are from one region of the Paenibacillus sabinae T27 genome:
- a CDS encoding alpha/beta hydrolase: MSIPYEYSVVLPEGYTEGKRYPALFALHGKGSNEQDMLGLAEPLKNEFILIGIRGDLPMGQGYQYYELRSLGNPIREMFDRAVGRLEAFIEYAAEKYAVDPARRYVLGFSQGAILAMTLALTMGERIKGIVALNGYISDFVKTEYPQRNIMNMSIFISHGEFDPVFPVKIGYETAAYFKNLNDRVIFKTYPSGHEVNGANRRDVMNFLLEDRLTD, from the coding sequence ATGAGTATTCCATACGAATACAGCGTTGTACTTCCGGAGGGCTATACGGAGGGCAAGCGATATCCGGCGTTGTTCGCCCTTCACGGGAAAGGCTCGAATGAGCAGGATATGCTCGGTTTGGCAGAGCCGCTGAAGAACGAGTTTATTCTGATCGGGATTCGCGGCGACCTGCCCATGGGCCAAGGCTATCAATATTATGAACTGAGAAGCCTCGGGAATCCGATTCGAGAAATGTTTGACCGGGCGGTTGGCCGTCTGGAAGCTTTTATTGAATACGCTGCGGAAAAATATGCGGTTGATCCCGCGCGGCGCTATGTGCTGGGCTTCAGCCAAGGGGCGATTCTTGCGATGACGCTTGCGCTTACTATGGGCGAAAGAATTAAGGGAATCGTGGCGCTAAACGGATATATCTCTGATTTCGTAAAAACGGAATACCCGCAGCGCAACATTATGAACATGTCCATTTTTATCTCGCACGGCGAATTTGATCCCGTATTCCCGGTCAAGATCGGCTATGAGACAGCGGCCTATTTCAAGAACCTGAACGACCGCGTCATCTTTAAGACCTACCCTAGCGGGCACGAAGTAAACGGGGCGAACCGCCGGGACGTGATGAACTTTTTGCTGGAAGACCGTTTAACCGATTAA
- a CDS encoding DODA-type extradiol aromatic ring-opening family dioxygenase produces MMPSYFFAHGAPSLVIEDHEYTSFLKNIAATLPRKPKAIVIFSAHWEHTVQQVSAVDTYSTIYDFSGFPEEMYRMTYPASGDASVTEQVLSLLNDAGIPAVSDTSRGLDHGAWAVLKLIFPDADIPVVALSVNRYLDNAKQYEIGKALAKLREQDVLIIGSGGIVHNLRQIKWGAGAGTIDPWAFEFDTWIEKRLKDWDLQELFRYSELAPYADRAVPTSEHFIPLLLAMGSGDGVRQAELLHRSYQWGSLSLTAWRFN; encoded by the coding sequence ATGATGCCATCTTACTTTTTTGCGCACGGAGCGCCGTCGCTTGTAATTGAAGATCACGAGTATACTTCTTTTCTGAAAAATATTGCCGCCACGCTTCCGCGCAAGCCAAAGGCGATTGTGATCTTTTCCGCCCACTGGGAACATACGGTTCAGCAAGTCAGCGCGGTTGATACGTACAGTACCATTTATGATTTCTCCGGATTTCCGGAGGAAATGTACCGGATGACCTATCCAGCGTCAGGAGACGCCTCGGTTACTGAACAGGTGTTGTCACTGCTGAATGACGCAGGCATCCCAGCTGTATCCGACACAAGCCGCGGGCTTGACCATGGCGCCTGGGCAGTGCTGAAGCTCATCTTCCCGGATGCGGACATTCCCGTGGTGGCGCTGTCGGTGAACCGGTATCTGGACAATGCGAAGCAGTACGAGATTGGAAAAGCGCTGGCGAAGCTGCGGGAGCAGGACGTACTCATCATCGGCAGCGGCGGAATCGTCCACAACCTGCGGCAGATCAAGTGGGGCGCCGGAGCCGGGACAATCGATCCATGGGCGTTTGAATTCGATACCTGGATCGAGAAGCGACTTAAGGACTGGGATTTGCAGGAGCTGTTCCGCTATAGCGAGCTCGCGCCTTACGCGGATCGAGCCGTTCCGACGAGCGAGCATTTCATTCCACTGCTGCTGGCGATGGGGAGCGGTGATGGGGTACGACAAGCGGAGCTTCTGCACCGCAGCTACCAATGGGGCAGCCTGAGCCTCACAGCCTGGCGGTTCAATTAA
- a CDS encoding DoxX family protein translates to MKNKVTVLMRVVLGILFLAHGISKLQMGLGNVAGWFGSIGLPEFLAYVVAAIELIGGVLLILGLFTRYVSVVLIIVLVGAVFTAKLSAGLLGNGQAAGYELDIAYIVIALYLAVAGTTDWSLDRMIFNKG, encoded by the coding sequence ATGAAAAACAAGGTGACGGTTTTGATGCGGGTGGTACTCGGGATTTTATTTCTGGCTCACGGGATCAGCAAGCTGCAAATGGGGCTGGGTAACGTCGCGGGCTGGTTCGGCAGTATCGGCCTTCCAGAGTTTTTGGCTTATGTCGTTGCAGCAATCGAGCTAATTGGCGGGGTTCTGCTGATTCTGGGCCTCTTTACACGCTACGTGTCGGTTGTGCTGATTATTGTGCTCGTTGGCGCGGTCTTTACCGCGAAGCTATCGGCTGGCCTCCTCGGGAACGGGCAAGCTGCCGGATATGAGCTGGATATCGCCTATATCGTGATCGCCCTGTATCTGGCTGTGGCAGGCACGACCGACTGGTCGCTTGACCGCATGATTTTTAACAAAGGTTAA